A single region of the Halorussus gelatinilyticus genome encodes:
- a CDS encoding carbohydrate ABC transporter permease encodes MSTRTSYLDRIADGFGLDTDNEWPSVVRERLVAYGLLGVYVFVVWFPIYYILITSIQPTSEVLSLPINFIPQQPTIGNYVDIFANRPFELYTFNSLVVASTTTLICVTLGTVTGYTFSRHDFLGNKALLLSIVGARMIPPIALIVPFFSIMSSPPIIGGLTGSLYDTKIALILTYTFFNLPFAVWIMKNYFDGVPESLDEQAQVDGCSQWEGFVKIILPVAKPGIAATAILAFIFSWNEFVFALVLTSSEQAQTLPIAVSLFVADDFVDWAHLAAGGMIAALPGILFGLFFQRYIVSGLTQGAVKE; translated from the coding sequence ATGAGTACGAGAACCTCTTACCTCGACAGAATCGCCGACGGGTTCGGTCTCGACACGGACAACGAGTGGCCGAGCGTGGTCCGGGAGCGACTCGTGGCCTACGGCCTGCTCGGAGTGTACGTGTTCGTGGTGTGGTTCCCCATCTACTACATCCTCATCACGAGCATTCAGCCGACCTCGGAGGTGCTGAGCCTCCCGATAAACTTCATCCCGCAGCAGCCGACCATCGGCAACTACGTGGACATCTTCGCCAACCGACCGTTCGAGCTGTACACGTTCAACAGCCTCGTGGTCGCCAGCACGACGACGCTCATCTGCGTCACTCTGGGGACGGTCACGGGCTACACGTTCTCGCGCCACGACTTCTTGGGGAACAAGGCGTTGCTCCTCTCCATCGTCGGCGCACGGATGATTCCGCCCATCGCGCTCATCGTGCCGTTCTTCTCCATCATGTCGAGTCCGCCGATAATCGGCGGGTTGACCGGGAGCCTCTACGACACGAAGATCGCGCTCATCCTGACGTACACGTTCTTCAACCTCCCGTTCGCGGTGTGGATAATGAAAAATTACTTCGACGGCGTACCCGAGAGTCTCGACGAGCAAGCGCAGGTGGACGGCTGTTCGCAGTGGGAGGGGTTCGTGAAGATCATCCTCCCGGTCGCCAAGCCCGGTATCGCGGCCACCGCCATCCTCGCGTTCATCTTCTCGTGGAACGAGTTCGTCTTCGCGCTCGTCCTCACCTCCTCGGAGCAGGCCCAGACGCTGCCCATCGCCGTCTCGCTGTTCGTCGCCGACGACTTCGTCGATTGGGCGCACTTGGCCGCGGGCGGGATGATCGCGGCCCTGCCGGGCATCCTGTTCGGCCTGTTCTTCCAGCGGTACATCGTCAGTGGACTGACCCAAGGAGCTGTCAAAGAATGA
- a CDS encoding fructosamine kinase family protein produces the protein MSRDRAGASDDAPARSLRERVADALGTAVESVAELDGGEVGRVARVTLADGRTVAAKTGETPLRVEAFVLEFLADRGLPVPEVYHRADDLLILEYVEGDSEITPAVERDAARHLAALHGERPTGRDGPNGDPSRRYGFPRDTLTGPYRQPNPWTDSWVAFFRDRRLRYFAGKASEAGLLTPSLADRLDALAADLDSLLPENPPPALLHGDVWANNVIARGGRVRAFLDPTCYFGHAEVELAYVDFAGSFGDVFFETYDDERGIDAGFWDERRGAYQIVPLLEHLLYFGDDRYAADIRERLADLGY, from the coding sequence ATGAGTCGGGACCGCGCCGGGGCGTCGGACGACGCTCCGGCGCGTTCGCTCCGAGAGCGCGTCGCAGACGCGCTCGGAACTGCGGTCGAATCCGTCGCGGAACTCGACGGCGGCGAGGTCGGCCGCGTCGCCCGCGTCACACTCGCGGACGGCCGGACCGTGGCGGCCAAGACCGGCGAGACGCCCCTCCGCGTCGAGGCGTTCGTGCTCGAATTTCTGGCCGACCGCGGACTACCGGTGCCCGAGGTGTACCACCGTGCCGACGACCTGCTGATTCTGGAGTACGTCGAGGGTGACAGCGAAATCACTCCGGCGGTCGAGCGCGACGCCGCCCGCCACCTCGCGGCGCTCCACGGCGAGCGCCCGACGGGGCGGGACGGACCGAACGGCGACCCGTCGAGGAGGTACGGCTTCCCGCGCGACACCCTGACCGGTCCGTATCGCCAACCGAACCCGTGGACCGACTCGTGGGTCGCGTTCTTCCGCGACCGGCGACTCCGCTACTTTGCGGGCAAGGCCTCCGAGGCGGGCCTGCTCACGCCATCCCTCGCCGACCGACTCGACGCGCTCGCGGCCGACCTCGATTCGCTGCTCCCCGAAAACCCGCCGCCAGCCCTGCTCCACGGCGACGTGTGGGCGAACAACGTCATCGCGAGGGGCGGGCGGGTCCGGGCGTTCCTCGACCCGACTTGCTACTTCGGCCACGCGGAGGTCGAACTCGCCTACGTCGATTTCGCGGGGTCGTTCGGCGACGTCTTCTTCGAGACGTACGACGACGAGCGCGGTATCGACGCCGGGTTTTGGGACGAGCGCCGCGGGGCCTACCAAATCGTTCCGCTCCTCGAACACCTGCTGTACTTCGGCGACGACCGCTACGCCGCAGACATCCGCGAGCGACTGGCCGACCTCGGCTACTGA
- a CDS encoding carbohydrate ABC transporter permease: MSQSNQSLRRTLDRLFVPLTVGPTILWIAGIIVYPTLQLFWSSLFWTNPITGAKEFVGIENFVDLLFGDAGGWLGVLNPTFVNFTWNTIVYVGFSVTISFLLGLGIALLLNKDLAGRGWLRTAVIVPWILPYVMSGLMWRWMFQAQYGAINGVLVQSGLIDSKIAFLSDGTLAMMALIVADVWVFTPFIIIILLAGLQNVPEQLYDAAEVDGASRWSRFRNVTYPFLKPSILVALTIRIIFDIRALDLVWVMTQGGPGKATEVWASWLYRTAMVFQRSGEGAALGVVLLAVTFAIVAVLYKVFGETPYST; the protein is encoded by the coding sequence ATGTCGCAATCGAACCAATCGCTACGCCGCACGCTCGACAGGCTGTTCGTTCCGCTCACGGTGGGGCCGACGATTCTCTGGATAGCGGGCATCATCGTCTACCCGACGCTCCAGTTGTTCTGGTCGAGCCTGTTCTGGACCAACCCCATCACGGGGGCCAAGGAGTTCGTCGGCATCGAGAACTTCGTCGACCTGCTGTTCGGCGACGCCGGTGGTTGGCTCGGCGTCCTCAATCCGACGTTCGTGAACTTCACGTGGAACACCATCGTCTACGTGGGGTTCAGCGTCACCATCTCGTTCCTGTTGGGCTTGGGTATCGCGCTCCTGTTGAACAAGGACCTCGCGGGCCGGGGGTGGTTGCGGACGGCGGTAATCGTGCCGTGGATTCTGCCGTACGTGATGAGCGGGCTGATGTGGCGGTGGATGTTTCAGGCCCAGTACGGAGCGATCAACGGCGTTCTGGTGCAGTCGGGTCTCATCGACAGCAAGATAGCGTTCCTCTCGGACGGGACGCTGGCGATGATGGCGCTCATCGTCGCGGACGTGTGGGTGTTCACGCCGTTCATCATCATCATCCTGCTCGCGGGGCTCCAGAACGTCCCCGAACAGTTGTACGACGCCGCGGAGGTGGACGGCGCGAGTCGCTGGTCGCGGTTCCGGAACGTCACCTATCCGTTCCTCAAGCCGTCGATACTAGTCGCACTGACCATCCGCATCATCTTCGATATCCGCGCGCTCGACCTCGTCTGGGTCATGACTCAGGGCGGCCCCGGCAAGGCGACGGAGGTCTGGGCCTCGTGGCTGTATCGGACCGCGATGGTGTTCCAGCGGTCGGGCGAGGGAGCGGCCCTCGGCGTCGTCCTGCTGGCGGTCACGTTCGCCATCGTCGCAGTGCTGTACAAGGTGTTCGGTGAAACTCCCTATTCGACATGA
- a CDS encoding ABC transporter ATP-binding protein, producing MTEPLVAEDLRKSYGDTTALDGVSLSVGEGEVFGLIGPNGAGKTTLVRSLTGTTEPDSGTVSVFGTDPQSADRQRLGLLPQAFDPPERLTARELVAYYAGLYDEARDPDTVLAEVGLDAADDTWYENLSGGQQRRTCVGTALVNDPDLLFLDEPTTGIDPAGRRALWTLVEDLADRGTTVFLTTHSMEEAERLADRVGLLADGELAAVGPPSDLVAEYGGRTRIVVELDADAESPADSADGRPPSARAADALAAADFEVEAAEGRLVVTGVLPEDIGAVVAALNDGGVAYDSLTWTEPDLEDAFLQLTGESVAAGEGVALGRPADAVRGEDTGDDGETALAGGDR from the coding sequence ATGACCGAGCCACTCGTCGCCGAGGATCTGCGCAAGTCCTACGGCGACACCACGGCGCTCGACGGCGTCTCGCTGTCGGTCGGCGAGGGCGAGGTGTTCGGACTCATCGGCCCCAACGGCGCGGGCAAGACCACGCTCGTCCGGTCGCTGACCGGGACCACGGAACCGGACTCGGGGACCGTCTCGGTGTTCGGCACCGACCCCCAGTCCGCCGACCGCCAGCGCCTCGGGTTGCTCCCCCAAGCGTTCGACCCGCCCGAGCGACTGACCGCGCGCGAACTGGTCGCGTACTACGCCGGACTGTACGACGAGGCGCGCGACCCCGACACCGTCCTCGCGGAGGTCGGTCTCGACGCCGCGGACGACACGTGGTACGAGAACCTCTCGGGCGGCCAGCAGCGCCGGACCTGCGTCGGGACGGCGCTGGTCAACGACCCCGACCTGCTCTTTCTGGACGAACCGACCACGGGCATCGACCCGGCCGGGCGGCGCGCGCTCTGGACGCTCGTGGAGGACCTCGCGGACCGGGGCACCACCGTCTTCCTCACCACCCACTCGATGGAGGAGGCCGAGCGACTCGCCGACCGCGTGGGCCTGCTGGCCGACGGCGAACTCGCGGCGGTCGGCCCACCGTCGGACCTCGTGGCCGAGTACGGCGGTCGGACGCGAATCGTGGTCGAGTTGGACGCCGACGCGGAATCGCCCGCCGATTCCGCCGACGGCCGACCCCCGTCTGCCCGCGCCGCGGACGCGCTCGCCGCCGCCGACTTCGAGGTTGAGGCCGCCGAGGGGCGACTCGTCGTGACGGGCGTCCTGCCCGAGGACATCGGCGCGGTCGTCGCGGCGCTGAACGACGGCGGCGTCGCGTACGACTCGCTGACGTGGACCGAACCCGACCTCGAAGACGCCTTCCTCCAGTTGACCGGCGAGTCGGTCGCGGCGGGTGAGGGCGTCGCGCTCGGGCGGCCGGCGGACGCGGTCCGCGGTGAGGACACCGGCGACGACGGCGAAACCGCGCTCGCGGGAGGTGACCGATGA
- a CDS encoding ABC transporter ATP-binding protein — MAEVTLDELVKEFEDVVAVDHVSLDIPDESFTVLVGPSGCGKTTTLRLVAGLERATDGTISIGDEIVNDRRAYERNIAMVFQNYALYPHKSVEENMRFGLEQQGTDDDVIEERVADAAELLQIEELLDRRPSELSGGQQQRVALGRAIVRDPDVFLMDEPLSNLDAKLRVQMRAELNKLHEELDTTTVYVTHDQIEAMTLADQIAVMDAGEIQQVGEPTFVYANPRNMFVADFLGSPSMNFLEGTLRQREGGLVVDYGGFEHEVPEAHRSNVERRIGERVALGVRPENVSVAQRGYPATVEVVEPQGEKTVLELTVGDGRSLNASVEPDEVVTVGEEIRIEFDRSKLHYFDPETGESLTFAEQTADATDRVATER, encoded by the coding sequence ATGGCCGAAGTAACGCTCGACGAACTGGTCAAGGAGTTCGAGGACGTGGTCGCGGTCGACCACGTCTCGCTGGACATCCCCGACGAGAGCTTCACGGTCCTCGTGGGACCGTCGGGCTGTGGCAAGACGACGACCCTGCGACTCGTCGCGGGACTGGAACGCGCGACCGACGGAACGATCTCCATCGGCGACGAGATAGTCAACGACCGGCGGGCCTACGAGCGCAACATCGCGATGGTGTTCCAGAACTACGCGCTCTACCCCCACAAGTCGGTCGAGGAGAACATGCGATTCGGCCTCGAACAGCAGGGAACAGACGACGACGTTATCGAGGAGCGCGTGGCCGACGCGGCCGAACTCCTCCAGATAGAGGAGTTGCTCGACCGCCGACCGTCCGAACTGTCGGGCGGCCAGCAACAGCGCGTCGCCTTGGGACGGGCCATCGTCCGGGACCCCGACGTGTTCCTGATGGACGAACCGCTGAGCAACTTGGACGCGAAGTTGCGGGTCCAGATGCGCGCGGAACTCAACAAACTCCACGAGGAACTCGACACGACCACGGTCTACGTCACGCACGACCAGATAGAGGCGATGACGCTGGCCGACCAGATCGCGGTGATGGACGCCGGGGAGATCCAGCAGGTCGGCGAACCGACGTTCGTCTACGCCAACCCGCGCAACATGTTCGTCGCGGACTTCCTCGGGAGCCCGTCGATGAACTTCCTCGAAGGCACCCTGCGCCAGCGCGAGGGCGGACTCGTCGTAGATTACGGCGGCTTCGAACACGAGGTTCCCGAAGCCCACCGGTCGAACGTCGAGCGTCGCATCGGCGAACGGGTCGCGCTCGGGGTCCGTCCGGAGAACGTCTCGGTCGCCCAGCGGGGCTACCCCGCAACGGTCGAAGTGGTCGAACCGCAGGGCGAGAAGACCGTCCTCGAACTCACCGTCGGCGACGGCCGGTCGCTGAACGCCTCGGTCGAACCCGACGAGGTCGTGACGGTCGGCGAGGAGATCCGAATCGAGTTCGACCGGTCGAAACTCCACTACTTCGACCCCGAAACCGGCGAGTCGCTGACCTTCGCCGAGCAGACCGCCGACGCGACAGACCGCGTGGCGACCGAACGATGA
- a CDS encoding sugar ABC transporter substrate-binding protein, with the protein MRNWGWDLGAVMKQTRRSFLKATGATGVAGVAGSASALAQNKSITFYNAGSLQYDPGTEKNIQRFEEETGITVNVNEVPWSNLKTSLITQWRNQGSEVDAFNGPTWWLADFVAANWIVPLDLPSDHVSKYPKNLQELIQFDGQAYMAPQLGKWGTYLYDKQALQQNNIQQPPQNWDQIIQKGKKMSDGNQSGFAFTWANKDVFTFKQFLYQAGGQLFNDNNEPTFVNKGVDVFNNLLTPLRKQNVIPDGISTMGEGPVGDAFIGGSLATVESWTPLASRAWDSDDWSQQRLGVAKPPKGPQSRATFQDTNGIGVSKFSQNKQAAKRFAQFMSTTESLKTDMVTEGNPAPVSEVYDMPEVKQEFPQKWLDVQQYNLTHAKSETYRAQPQVDNYLSNQITPALLGKKPPKQALQTAEQNIRQLYKNLGIL; encoded by the coding sequence ATGCGGAATTGGGGGTGGGATTTGGGGGCAGTCATGAAACAGACACGCAGAAGCTTTCTGAAAGCGACGGGAGCAACGGGTGTGGCCGGTGTGGCGGGGAGCGCCTCCGCACTGGCTCAGAACAAGTCGATTACCTTCTACAACGCCGGGAGCCTGCAGTACGACCCCGGTACGGAGAAGAACATTCAGCGATTCGAAGAGGAGACGGGCATCACGGTCAACGTCAACGAGGTGCCGTGGTCGAACCTCAAGACGTCGCTCATCACGCAGTGGCGCAATCAGGGGAGTGAGGTCGACGCGTTCAACGGGCCGACGTGGTGGCTGGCCGACTTCGTGGCGGCCAACTGGATTGTCCCGCTCGATCTACCGAGCGACCACGTCTCGAAGTACCCGAAGAACCTGCAGGAACTCATCCAGTTCGACGGACAGGCGTACATGGCCCCGCAGTTGGGCAAGTGGGGCACGTACCTGTACGACAAGCAGGCGCTGCAGCAGAACAACATCCAGCAACCGCCCCAGAACTGGGACCAGATTATCCAGAAGGGCAAGAAGATGAGCGACGGGAACCAGTCCGGGTTCGCGTTCACGTGGGCGAACAAGGACGTGTTCACGTTCAAGCAGTTCCTCTATCAGGCGGGCGGTCAACTGTTCAACGACAACAACGAACCGACGTTCGTCAACAAGGGCGTCGACGTGTTCAACAACCTGCTCACGCCGCTCCGCAAGCAGAACGTCATCCCGGACGGCATCTCCACGATGGGCGAGGGACCGGTCGGCGACGCGTTCATCGGCGGGAGCCTGGCCACCGTCGAGTCGTGGACCCCGCTGGCGAGTCGCGCGTGGGACTCCGACGACTGGAGCCAACAGCGTCTCGGCGTCGCCAAGCCGCCGAAAGGCCCGCAGAGCCGCGCGACGTTCCAAGACACCAACGGTATCGGCGTCTCGAAGTTCTCGCAGAACAAGCAGGCCGCAAAGCGGTTCGCCCAGTTCATGTCCACCACCGAGTCGCTCAAGACCGACATGGTGACCGAGGGCAACCCCGCGCCCGTGTCGGAAGTCTACGACATGCCGGAGGTCAAGCAGGAGTTCCCGCAGAAGTGGCTCGACGTCCAGCAGTACAACCTCACGCACGCCAAGAGCGAGACCTACCGCGCCCAACCGCAGGTGGACAACTACCTCTCGAACCAGATAACGCCGGCGCTGCTCGGGAAGAAGCCGCCGAAGCAGGCGCTACAGACCGCCGAGCAGAACATCCGGCAGCTCTACAAGAACTTGGGCATCCTGTAA
- a CDS encoding tripartite tricarboxylate transporter permease, which yields MEALGVRIGLSVGPSAAALAFVLGGIALGTLSGLTPGLHVNNLALLLASVAPAVPGPPRLVGAAMLAAGVVHSFLDAVPALALGVPDAAMAASALPAHRLVIAGRGREAVRLSALGSGLAVALAVPLAIPVTRAMTVAYPVVRAHLPVVLGLVVAFLLLTEGSLRAFCGGAAGFAGSAALGHGTLDLSPAAPLDAGGMLTPLFAGLFGAPVLLEAVSGSGVPEQDDATVAASRRTVGLTAAAGSLAGAVVGYLPGVSSAVAAVLALALVPGSTDARGFVVATSGVNTANTIFALFALSALGTPRTGVMVALREANAPVNLPLLLAAAGIAGLAGFLLVLALGDRYLRTVGAIDQFRLSVGVLCLLVGLSWLFAGWVGAAVFGVAALVGLVPARFDARRVHLMGVLLGPLMLGA from the coding sequence ATGGAGGCGCTCGGCGTCCGAATCGGTCTGTCTGTCGGCCCCTCAGCGGCGGCGCTCGCGTTCGTCCTCGGCGGAATCGCCCTCGGGACGCTGAGCGGTCTCACGCCCGGCCTCCACGTCAACAATCTCGCGCTCCTGCTCGCGTCGGTCGCGCCCGCGGTGCCCGGCCCGCCGCGTCTCGTCGGCGCGGCGATGCTCGCGGCCGGGGTCGTCCACTCGTTCCTCGACGCCGTGCCCGCGCTGGCGCTCGGGGTGCCCGACGCCGCGATGGCCGCGAGCGCCCTGCCCGCCCACCGACTCGTCATCGCCGGGAGGGGCCGCGAAGCGGTCAGGCTCTCGGCGCTCGGGAGCGGCCTCGCCGTCGCACTCGCAGTTCCCCTCGCGATTCCGGTCACCAGAGCGATGACGGTCGCCTACCCAGTCGTACGCGCACACCTGCCGGTCGTCCTCGGTCTCGTCGTCGCGTTCCTCCTGCTCACGGAGGGGTCGCTCCGCGCCTTCTGCGGCGGGGCGGCCGGGTTCGCGGGGAGCGCCGCGCTCGGGCACGGCACCCTCGACCTGTCGCCCGCCGCGCCGCTCGACGCTGGCGGGATGCTCACGCCGCTGTTCGCCGGACTGTTCGGCGCGCCGGTCCTGCTGGAAGCCGTATCGGGGTCCGGCGTTCCCGAGCAGGACGACGCGACCGTCGCGGCCTCCCGGCGGACGGTCGGCCTGACTGCGGCGGCCGGGAGCCTCGCCGGAGCGGTCGTCGGCTACCTGCCGGGCGTCTCGTCCGCGGTCGCGGCGGTGCTCGCGCTCGCGCTGGTGCCGGGTTCGACCGACGCCCGCGGGTTCGTCGTGGCGACCAGCGGCGTCAACACGGCGAACACGATTTTCGCGCTCTTCGCGCTCTCGGCGCTCGGCACGCCTCGGACCGGCGTGATGGTCGCGCTACGGGAGGCGAACGCTCCCGTCAACCTGCCGCTGCTGCTCGCCGCGGCGGGAATCGCCGGCCTCGCGGGCTTCCTGCTCGTCCTCGCGCTCGGCGACCGCTACCTCCGAACGGTCGGGGCTATCGACCAGTTCCGCCTCTCGGTCGGCGTTCTCTGCCTGCTGGTCGGGCTGAGTTGGCTCTTCGCAGGGTGGGTCGGCGCGGCGGTGTTCGGCGTCGCCGCGCTGGTCGGCCTCGTGCCCGCCCGGTTCGATGCCCGGCGCGTCCACCTGATGGGTGTGTTGCTCGGGCCGCTGATGCTCGGCGCGTGA
- a CDS encoding ABC transporter permease, translating into MTATGRVRAEASAAWRSFTRRRTAVFFTFFFPVILILIFAVLVQTNPGGGGLFSRPSGYYLPGYLAVVVLFTPLSRVGSEVARHREGNRFEKLATTPLSRAEWLLAHTLVNVAIIGIAGLLILVLMALVTGTASLSLGPANLALVAVFVAFAVALFCGLGAVLGGLADSQDGVIAASNAIALPLLFLSETFVTPDLLPEWFRPAVNLSPLAYFARGVRDLTYQPQTKYAFPPAASPFTDWPTQLAVLAVLTLAFFVAGTYAIPRTD; encoded by the coding sequence ATGACGGCGACCGGTCGGGTCCGCGCGGAGGCCAGCGCGGCGTGGCGATCGTTCACCCGGCGGCGAACCGCCGTCTTCTTCACGTTCTTCTTCCCGGTCATCCTCATCCTCATCTTCGCGGTGCTGGTCCAGACGAATCCGGGCGGCGGCGGCCTGTTCTCTCGACCGTCGGGCTACTACCTGCCGGGCTACCTCGCGGTCGTGGTGCTGTTCACGCCGCTCTCGCGGGTCGGCTCGGAGGTCGCGCGCCACCGCGAGGGCAACCGCTTCGAGAAGCTGGCGACGACGCCGCTCTCGCGGGCCGAGTGGCTGCTCGCGCACACGCTGGTCAACGTCGCAATCATCGGCATCGCGGGGCTGCTCATCCTCGTGTTGATGGCGCTGGTGACCGGCACCGCGTCGCTGTCGCTCGGTCCCGCGAATCTGGCGCTCGTGGCGGTGTTCGTCGCGTTCGCGGTCGCGTTGTTCTGCGGTCTCGGCGCGGTGTTGGGCGGTCTCGCCGACTCGCAAGACGGCGTCATCGCCGCGAGCAACGCCATCGCACTCCCGCTGCTGTTCCTCTCGGAGACGTTCGTCACGCCCGACCTGCTTCCGGAGTGGTTCCGGCCCGCCGTCAATCTCTCGCCACTGGCGTACTTCGCTCGCGGGGTTCGGGACCTGACTTACCAACCGCAGACGAAGTACGCGTTTCCGCCCGCGGCGAGTCCGTTCACCGACTGGCCGACGCAACTCGCTGTCCTCGCGGTGCTGACGCTCGCGTTCTTCGTCGCCGGGACCTACGCGATTCCCCGGACGGACTGA
- a CDS encoding pyridoxal phosphate-dependent aminotransferase translates to MVSERATRTTPFAAMDVLERANRMDDVVHLEVGEPDFDTPAAVTDAAVAALRAGETGYTSSKGKPELREAIAAYYDRRYGVDVSPERIVVTSGSSPALLLAFAALVDPGDEVVLTDPYYACYPNFVRQTGGRISTVPLSADDGFRPRVDAFERTVSADTEALLLNSPANPTGAVLSGSTLDELVSVADRADATVVSDEVYHGLTYEGEDHTVLEYTDDAFVVDGFSKRFAMTGWRLGWMVAPEEYVGHVNRIAQNTLICAPNFVQSGGIAALESGDDFLDDVRDTYRERRDFLVSEVEDWGLSVGYTPGGAYYLLVDVGDLPGDAFDAADFFLEEAGVAMTPGPDFGTNAEECLRISYANSAERLAEASERVQRALESVEITAAD, encoded by the coding sequence ATGGTATCGGAGCGCGCGACGCGAACGACCCCGTTCGCCGCGATGGACGTTCTCGAACGGGCCAACCGCATGGACGACGTGGTACACCTCGAAGTGGGCGAACCCGACTTCGACACGCCGGCAGCAGTCACAGATGCGGCAGTTGCAGCGCTCCGAGCGGGCGAGACCGGCTACACCTCCTCGAAGGGCAAACCCGAACTCCGGGAAGCTATCGCGGCGTACTACGACCGGCGCTACGGCGTGGACGTCTCGCCCGAGCGCATCGTCGTGACCTCCGGGTCTTCGCCCGCGCTCCTGCTGGCGTTCGCCGCGCTGGTGGACCCCGGCGACGAGGTAGTGCTGACCGACCCGTACTACGCCTGCTACCCGAACTTCGTGCGCCAGACCGGCGGGCGCATCTCGACGGTGCCGCTGTCGGCCGACGACGGGTTCCGGCCGCGCGTGGACGCCTTCGAGCGCACGGTGAGCGCCGACACGGAGGCGCTCTTGCTCAACTCGCCCGCGAACCCGACCGGCGCGGTACTCTCCGGTTCGACGCTCGACGAACTCGTCTCCGTCGCCGACCGAGCGGACGCCACGGTGGTCTCCGACGAGGTGTACCACGGCCTGACCTACGAGGGCGAAGACCACACCGTCTTGGAGTACACCGACGACGCCTTCGTCGTGGACGGCTTCTCGAAGCGGTTCGCCATGACGGGGTGGCGACTCGGCTGGATGGTCGCGCCCGAGGAGTACGTCGGCCACGTCAACCGCATCGCCCAGAACACGCTCATCTGCGCGCCGAACTTCGTCCAGTCGGGCGGCATCGCGGCGCTCGAATCCGGCGACGACTTCTTGGACGACGTTCGGGACACCTACCGGGAGCGCCGGGACTTCCTCGTGAGCGAAGTCGAGGACTGGGGCCTCAGCGTGGGGTACACGCCGGGAGGCGCGTACTACCTGCTGGTGGACGTCGGCGACCTGCCGGGCGACGCGTTCGACGCCGCGGACTTCTTCCTCGAAGAGGCGGGCGTGGCGATGACGCCCGGTCCGGACTTCGGAACCAACGCCGAGGAGTGTCTGCGCATCTCGTACGCCAACAGCGCCGAGCGACTGGCCGAGGCGTCCGAACGGGTTCAGCGCGCACTCGAGAGCGTGGAGATTACGGCCGCCGACTGA
- a CDS encoding SRPBCC family protein, whose amino-acid sequence MATYQREVRVDAPLDEVWAFHSKVEGLEALTPDWMHLRVEGIDGPDGSALGDGAVLEPGTAIRLSMRPFDVGPRQRWTSKIVRREANDGAAVFEDRMEGGPFPEWHHTHYFYADGEDRTLVRDRVEYRLPVVGDLFGPLGWVGFEPMFRDRHRRTKRALEDGRGR is encoded by the coding sequence ATGGCCACCTACCAGCGCGAGGTCCGGGTCGATGCGCCGCTCGACGAGGTGTGGGCGTTCCACTCCAAAGTCGAAGGACTGGAGGCGCTTACACCCGACTGGATGCACCTCCGGGTCGAGGGAATCGACGGTCCGGACGGGAGCGCGCTCGGCGACGGCGCGGTGTTGGAACCCGGCACTGCGATTCGGCTATCGATGCGCCCGTTCGACGTGGGTCCGCGCCAGCGGTGGACCTCGAAGATCGTCCGCCGCGAGGCCAACGACGGGGCGGCCGTCTTCGAGGACCGCATGGAGGGCGGCCCGTTCCCGGAGTGGCACCACACGCACTACTTCTACGCCGACGGCGAGGACCGGACGCTCGTGCGCGACCGGGTGGAGTATCGACTCCCGGTGGTCGGCGACCTGTTCGGCCCGCTCGGGTGGGTCGGCTTCGAGCCGATGTTTCGGGACCGTCACCGCCGGACCAAACGGGCTCTCGAAGACGGTCGAGGTCGGTGA
- a CDS encoding DUF420 domain-containing protein, which yields MATSTAKRRVRDNPRAVTAVLSVLGYVLVLGTFAGVLPIYPELERATVDLLSHTIAVVNTFALTAIVLGVRWIRRGDVRKHRAAMLTAFSLIILFLVLYLTKLGGGGEKHIDAAGLAYYAYIAMLAVHIVLSAVSVPVVVHAVVLGLSHTPSELRDTAHAKVGRIAVAAWGLSLALGIVTYLLLNHVYGVEKYAMALAPLVAGRR from the coding sequence ATGGCTACTTCGACTGCGAAGCGGCGGGTCAGGGACAACCCGCGGGCCGTGACCGCGGTCCTCTCGGTACTCGGCTACGTCCTCGTTCTCGGGACGTTCGCGGGCGTTTTGCCCATCTACCCGGAACTCGAACGCGCGACGGTGGACCTGCTGAGCCACACTATCGCGGTCGTGAACACGTTCGCGCTGACCGCCATCGTCCTCGGCGTGCGCTGGATACGACGGGGCGACGTTCGCAAGCACCGGGCCGCGATGCTGACCGCGTTCTCGCTCATCATCCTCTTTCTCGTCCTCTACCTCACGAAACTCGGCGGGGGCGGCGAGAAGCACATCGACGCGGCCGGACTGGCCTACTACGCCTACATCGCGATGCTGGCCGTCCACATCGTCCTCTCGGCGGTGTCGGTCCCGGTCGTCGTCCACGCCGTCGTCCTCGGACTGAGCCACACCCCGTCGGAACTCCGGGATACCGCCCACGCGAAGGTCGGCCGCATCGCGGTCGCGGCGTGGGGACTCAGCCTCGCGCTCGGCATCGTGACCTACCTCCTGCTCAACCACGTCTACGGCGTCGAGAAGTACGCGATGGCGCTGGCACCGCTCGTCGCCGGGCGGCGATGA